From the Lathyrus oleraceus cultivar Zhongwan6 chromosome 4, CAAS_Psat_ZW6_1.0, whole genome shotgun sequence genome, one window contains:
- the LOC127074254 gene encoding potassium transporter 5, with protein sequence MSRGETNEVNMEEETDTITKDIIPEKKLKDRKVSWAKLRRVDSLNLEAGRVSMNANHDHSKMGWSVTLSLAFQSIGIVYGDIGTSPLYVYASTFTDGIKNRDDILGVLSLIIYTIVLIPMIKYVFIVLWANDNGNGGAFALYSLICRHIKVSLAPNQQPEDMELSNYKLEIPSYKQKRANKIKKMIEQSHVARILLLLLAIMGTSMVIGDGILTPSISVLSAVSGISSSLGQNAVVGITVAILVVLFSMQRFGTDKVGALFAPIILIWFLFIGGIGLFNLFKYDLGVLKAFNPKYIVDYFKRNGKEGWISLGGVFLCITGSEAMFADLGHFNVRAIQISFSFVTCPAILLAYVGQAAYLREFPDKVSNTFYDSIPDPLYWPTFVVAIGAAIIASQAMISGAFSIISQALSLGCFPRVRVVHTSTKHEGQVYIPEINYMFMLGCIVVCVAFKTTDKISHAYGIAVIGDMMITTTLVSLIMLVIWKKSLWMVILFFCVFGFTEILYFTSQLTKFTGGGYFPIVLAFFLTIIMGIWHYVHKERYMFELKNKVSTEYLKELANNADVHRVPGIGLLYSELVQGIPPIFPHFVASVPSIHSVVVFVSIKTVPVSRVASEERFLFRHVEPREYRIFRCVVRRGYNDVLEEPVAFESQLIQNLKDFIQQENFMLEANEGTTNVAAAAATSEGLVVPISTNENEQMEDVKPKSTHSSSRIIPSVGVSHVSSDSIRSLPGSVTKSSNFYAPMIQGPEEEIKFIDKAMERGVVYMIGEAEVVANPSSSILNKVVVNYAYSFLRKNFRQGEQSIAIPHKRLLKVGMTYEL encoded by the exons ATGTCTAGAGGTGAAACAAATGAAGTAAACATGGAGGAAGAAACAGATACAATAACAAAGGACATCATTCCAGAGAAGAAGCTGAAAGATCGTAAGGTGTCATGGGCAAAACTCCGTCGTGTAGATTCTCTCAATTTAGAAGCGGGAAGAGTTTCTATGAATGCAAATCATGACCATTCCAAG ATGGGTTGGAGCGTGACGTTGAGTTTGGCATTTCAGAGTATAGGGATTGTGTATGGTGATATTGGTACATCACCACTTTATGTGTATGCAAGTACTTTCACAGATGGAATAAAAAACAGGGATGATATTCTTGGAGTTTTGTCTCTCATCATCTACACCATTGTTCTTATTCCCATGATCAAATATGTTTTCATTGTTTTATGGGCTAATGATAATGGCAACG GTGGAGCTTTTGCACTGTACTCATTGATTTGTAGGCATATAAAAGTGAGTTTGGCACCCAATCAACAACCAGAAGACATGGAACTTTCTAATTACAAACTTGAAATTCCATCTTACAAGCAAAAAAGAGCcaataaaataaagaaaatgattGAGCAAAGCCATGTTGCTAGAATTCTTCTCTTACTTCTAGCTATCATGGGAACTTCCATGGTTATAGGAGATGGCATTCTCACTCCTTCCATTTCAGTACTTTCTGCTGTCAGTGGAATCAGTTCATCACTAGGTCAAA ATGCTGTTGTGGGAATTACCGTAGCAATTTTGGTGGTGTTATTTTCTATGCAACGGTTTGGTACTGATAAAGTGGGAGCTTTATTTGCTCCCATTATTTTAATATGGTTTTTATTCATTGGTGGAATTGGTCTCTTTAATTTATTCAAATATGACCTTGGAGTATTAAAAGCTTTTAATCCTAAATATATAGTTGATTATTTCAAAAGAAATGGTAAAGAAGGTTGGATATCATTAGGTGGAGTCTTCTTATGTATAACAG GATCTGAGGCCATGTTTGCTGATTTGGGTCACTTTAATGTTAGAGCAATTCAA ATTAGTTTCTCTTTTGTTACATGTCCTGCAATATTGTTAGCATATGTTGGACAAGCAGCATATCTAAGAGAGTTCCCTGACAAAGTCTCCAACACTTTCTATGACAGTATACCAG ACCCTTTGTATTGGCCTACATTTGTTGTGGCCATTGGTGCTGCCATTATTGCTAGCCAAGCTATGATTTCAGGAGCATTCTCCATTATATCACAAGCCCTAAGTCTAGGTTGTTTCCCTAGGGTTAGGGTTGTTCATACTTCAACAAAGCATGAAGGTCAAGTTTATATTCCAGAGATCAACTACATGTTCATGCTTGGATGTATTGTGGTTTGTGTTGCCTTCAAAACTACAGATAAGATTAGTCATGCATATGGTATTGCGGTTATCGGTGATATGATGATTACAACAACGTTGGTTTCGCTTATCATGCTTGTTATATGGAAGAAGAGTTTATGGATGGTTATCCTTTTCTTTTGTGTATTTGGTTTTACTGAGATTCTTTATTTCACTTCTCAACTAACCAAGTTCACAGGAGGAGGATATTTTCCAATTGTGCTAGCTTTTTTCTTGACCATCATTATGGGAATTTGGCATTATGTACACAAAGAAAGATACATGTTTGAGCTTAAAAACAAAGTTTCTACTGAGTATTTGAAAGAATTGGCTAATAATGCAGATGTGCATAGAGTTCCTGGAATCGGACTTCTTTATTCCGAGCTCGTACAAGGAATTCCTCCGATATTTCCGCATTTCGTAGCGAGTGTTCCGTCGATTCATTCCGTCGTTGTGTTTGTTTCTATCAAGACTGTTCCGGTTAGCAGAGTTGCGTCGGAAGAGAGGTTTTTGTTTCGGCACGTGGAGCCGAGAGAGTATAGAATTTTCCGATGTGTCGTGAGGCGCGGTTACAACGATGTCCTTGAGGAGCCTGTGGCGTTCGAGTCACAATTAATACAAAATCTCAAGGATTTCATTCAACAAGAGAATTTCATGCTTGAGGCTAATGAAGGAACTACTAATGtagcagcagcagcagcaacaagTGAAGGATTAGTAGTGCCTATTTCTACTAATGAGAATGAACAAATGGAAGATGTGAAACCAAAATCTACTCATTCTTCTAGTAGAATCATCCCAAGTGTTGGTGTGTCTCATGTTTCATCAGATTCAATTAGGTCATTACCTGGAAGTGTGACAAAATCATCAAATTTCTATGCACCTATGATCCAAGGACCTGAAGAGGAGATTAAGTTCATAGACAAAGCCATGGAAAGAGGTGTGGTGTATATGATAGGCGAAGCTGAGGTTGTGGCAAATCCAAGTTCTTCTATTTTGAATAAGGTTGTTGTGAACTATGCTTATAGCTTCTTGAGGAAGAACTTTAGACAGGGAGAACAATCCATTGCAATCCCACATAAGAGACTTCTCAAAGTTGGAATGACATATGAGTTATAA